The Comamonas testosteroni genome contains the following window.
GTCCGTCACGCCCAGCACATCGACACCATTGGCCTCCAGGTGAGCCTTGAACTCCAGCAGCTCGGCTCGATCCTTCACACGGAAGGCGATGTGTTGCACCCAGGCCGGCGTGTTCGGGTCGCGGCCCATGGGCGGCTGGGTGGGCAGCTCGAAAAAGGCCAGCACATTGCCGTTGCCAGCATCCATGAAGATGTGCATATATGGGTCGGGCGCCTTGGTCGATGGCACCTGGTCCTCGGCAATGGCCAGCACGAAGTCCATCTTCAGCATCTGATTGTACCAGAGCACGGTTTCCTTGGCGTCCCTGCAGCGGTAGGCCACGTGATGGATGCGGTCGATCTTCATGGTGCTCATTCCTTGGCGGTGTCGAGCACGCCGCGGTTGATCTGGTCGCGTTCCATGGACTCGAACAGCGCCTTGAAATTGCCCTCGCCGAAGCCTTCGCGGTAGTTGCCCTTGCGCTCGATGAACTCGAAGAACACGGGGCCCAACAGCGGCTCGGAGAAAATCTGCAACAGCAGGCGTGGCTGGCCGCCTTCGGTGGTGCCATCCAGCAAGATGCCACGCGACTGCAGCTCGCCCACGGCCTGGCCGTGGCCGGGCAGGCGCTTGGCGAGGTTCTCGTAATAGATGTCGTTGGGAGCGGTCAGCAGCGGAATGCCGGCCATCTGCAGGCTGTCGATGGCCGTGGGCAGGTCTTCGCACAACAGCGCAATGTGCTGTATGCCCTCGCCGTTGAACTTCATCAGGAATTCCTCGATCTGGCCACCGCCCTGCTTGGCTTCTTCATTCAGAGGAATGCGGATCAGGCCATCAGGCGCAGTCATGGCCTTGGAGGTCAGGCCCGTGTACTCGCCCTGGATGTCGAAGTAGCGGATCTCCTGGAAGTTGAACAGCTTGTTGTAGAAGTCGGCCCAGTAGGCCATGCGGCCGCGGTAGACGTTGTGCGTGAGGTGATCGACGACCTGGAAGCCGTGGCCCTTGGGATTGCGGTCCACACCGGGTAGAAACTCGAAGTCGATGTCGTAGATGGACTTGCCGTCTTCGTAGCGGTCGATCAGGTACAGCGGCGCACCACCGATGCCCTTGATGGCGGGCAGGCGCAGCTCCATGGGGCCGGTGGGAATGTCCACGGGCTGCGCGCCCAGCTCCAGCGCGCGCTTGTAGGCCTTGTGCGCATCCTTGACACGGAAGGCCAGGCCACAGGCACTGGGACCGTGCTCGGCCGTGAAATAGGCCGCCTGGCTCTTGGGCTCGCGGTTGATGATGAAATTGATGCCACCCTGGCGATACAGCACCACGTCCTTGGAGCGATGCTTGGCCACCAGCGTGAAGCCCAGCTTCTCGAACAACGGCTCCAGCACGCCGTCGGCAGGCGAGGCGAACTCGACGAACTCAAAGCCGCACAGGCCCATGGGGTTTTCGAACAAATCGGTCATGACGAGGTTTCCTGCAAAAAAAATGAAATTGATGATGGCGCGATCAGGCGGTTTTATCCAGTGCCTGGACTTCGATCTCAACGCCAACGCCGAAAACCAGCTGGGCCTGCACCAGGCTGCGCACGGGATAACTGCCTTCCTTGAAATAGCTGGCGTAGACCTTGTTGAAGGCATCGAAATGAGCCAGGTCGCTGAGCCAGATATTGGCCTTCACCACGTCGTCCAGCGAGCTGCCCACGGCCTCCAGCCGCGCCGCGATAGCCTTGAGCACGGCATGAGTCTGCTCTTCGATGGGGCCGGTAAGCGGGCGCTTGTCCTCGCCGAAGGGGATCTGCCCCGACAGCATCAGAAAGCCGCCTGCGCGGACTGCGGAAGAGAAGGGCATGCCGCCGGGCGCGGGATAAAAGGTTGCAGTGGAGTTCATCGAAGGGCTCTCATGGTTCAGGGGTTACAACAGGCTGGCGCAAAGGTCTGCGCAAGTCCTCATTCACACGACTTACGCAAATCAGGTTCAGGCAAGCGCTTTTCCTCAAAAAAACAGTCCTGGCGCATCCTTGTTTGCGTAAGTCCTCTTTCAATCAAACCGCAGTCTGCACCAGCCGAACGGGCTGGCGAAAAACCATGCGGTACATGGCATAGACCGCCAGCACCCACACCGGAATTGCATAGGCGGAGGCACGTACTCCGGGCGTGAGCAGCATCACGACCACCACCAGCACCATGGCTGCCAGACAGATGTAGTTGGTCAGCGGGAACAGCGGCGCCTTGAAGCTGCGCGGCGTGCCCTTGGCATCATGCAGCTTGCGATAATTCAGGTGCGAAATGATGATGATGGTCCAGATGATCACTAACGCCGCCGTGATCAACGAGATCAGCAGCTCGATCACGCCGGCAGGCGCCACATAGTTCAGCACCACGCAGAAGGCAGTGACGATGCCGGGGTAGACGATGGCCTTCACGGGCACACCGCGTTTGTTGACTTCACCCAGCGACTTGGGAGCGTTGCCTTCCTGGGCCATGCCATACAGCAGACGGCTGGAGCTGTAGACCATGCTGTTGTAGACCGACAGCGTAGCGGTGAGGATCACGAAATTCAGCATATGCGCAGCCAGGTGCTCGCCCATACCCGAGAACACCAGCACAAAGGGACTGCTGCTGTAGGTGCCGCCACCGGCCTTGAGCTGGGCCACCAGGTCAGTCCAGGGCGTCAGCGACAGCAGCACGGCCATCGAGCCCACATAGAACAGCAGCACGCGCACCATGAGCTGGTTGATCGCCTTGGGAATGACCTTGCGCGGCTCTTCGGTTTCTGCAGCGGCAAAGCCCAGCATTTCCACGCCGCCGAAGGCGAACATGATGAAGGCAAAGGCCATGAACAGCCCCTTGAAGCCGTTCGGCAGGAAACCGCCTTGCGTCCACAGATTGCTGATCGTCTGCGTGGGGTTGTGCGTGGTGGACAGCAGGTAGATTCCGGTGGCGATCATCGCCACCACGGCCACGATCTTGATCAGCGCGAACCAGAACTCAAACTCGCCATAGGCCTTGACGTTGATGAAGTTCACGCCGTTGATAAGCACAAAGCAAACGGCTGCCGTCACCCAGACCGGGATATCGGGCCACCAGAACTGGATGAACTTGCCCACAGCGGTCAGCTCCAGCATGCCCACCAGCACATAGAGGGCCACGCAGTTCCAGCCCGACAGGAAACCGGCAAAGCGCCCCACGTAGCGGTTGGCGAAATAGCTGAACGAACCGGCAGAGGGCTCCTCGACCAGCATCTCGCCCAGGAAACGCATGATGAAGAAGATCAGCAGGCCGCCGATGGCATAGCCCAGCAACACGCCAGGGCCGGCCAGCTCGATGATGCCGGCCGATCCCAGAAACAGCCCGGTGCCTATGGTGCCGCCCAGCGCAATCAGCTGGATATGGCGGTTCTTGAGCTTGCGCTCCAGATGCCCGTTGGAAGAAGGGGTATGCATGGTTTGTCTCCTGTTATCTATATCTACCTATGCGGATCCGAAAAGCGCTTACTGCTCGGCCCGGCCACGCCACATATCCCATGCCAGCGTGAGTCCCACGCCGACGTCGCGCAGCGGGCGCGGCGGGATGTAGTTGGCAGTGCCCTCGATGAGGAAGTCGTCGATCAGCGGGTTCTTGCGGCCCAGCGCCAGGTCGGCGATGAGCATGCCGGCAGCGGTGTGGCGCACGATGCCCGATCCGTTGCAGCAGGACGCTGCCCAGGCGTTGTCGCCAATCCGGCCAAAGGCGGGCGCGTGGTTGTGCGAAACCGCCAGCCAGCCCATCCAGAAATGCTCAAGCTCGATGGCCCCGAGTTGTGGAAAGCGGCGGCGCAGCAGCGCCTGATTCATGGCCCTGGCCTTGGCGCGGCGCCCGTCAGTGGTGCGCAAGCTGGGTGAATACTCGAACCCCTGGCGGATCATCAGCCGCCGGTCGTGCGTCAGACGTACCGTGGAACCCGCCACGCCATGCGCGGGTGTCACACCCCAGGCTGCATCCGTTCCCAGCTGGGCGATCTGGGCATCGCTGAGCGGGTGAGTGAGGCTGGCGAACAGCAGAATCGGTACCTGGCGCTCCTGGTAGACGCCGAATGACTGCGAGAAAGCATTGACTGCCAGAATGGCCTTGCGCGCACGGATGCTGCCCTGGGCCGTGCGGACAAAGGGAGCCTCGCCTTCGAGCTTCGCCTCGATGACCGGCGAGTTCTCGAACAGCTGCACCTGGGACGGCAGGCTGTCGGCCAGACCACGCACCAGCGCCGCAGGATTCATGAGGCGCGTGCCCGGCGTGTAGACGGCTGCCGCGTAGTAATCGGAGCCTATGCGCTGGCGCAGCGCATCACGGTCCAGATATTCATGGGACTCCTGCCAGGCATCCAGATTGCGTGCATAAGGCTTGAGCGACTTTTGCGCCACCTCCTCCGTCACCGCCACGTGGTAGCGGCCCCGCTTTTGCCAGCCACAGGAGATGCTGTGCTCAGCCACCGCCCGCTCCAGGGCATCCACGGCAAAGCGGTTGACGCGGATCACGCGGCGGCCCGCCTCCACCGCGGCGTCCGATGGCGCCGAGCTGTGCGGCAGATCGATCGCGAAGCCCGAGTTGCGGCCCGAGGCGTTCTCCCCCACCACGCCCGCATCCACCACGGCGATGGAAGCATCAGGTTGCTGTTGCGCCAGCTGGCGTGCTGCCGCCAGCCCTGCATAGCCGGCGCCCACAATGACCCAGTCCACCGCCACATCGCCCTGCAGCGGCGCCTTCGGCTGACGAGTTCCCAGCAGCGCGCTCCATCCATTGGTGCGGTCGTCGGCGGGAAGGCGGTAAACAGAGCGTGACATG
Protein-coding sequences here:
- a CDS encoding VOC family protein, which translates into the protein MKIDRIHHVAYRCRDAKETVLWYNQMLKMDFVLAIAEDQVPSTKAPDPYMHIFMDAGNGNVLAFFELPTQPPMGRDPNTPAWVQHIAFRVKDRAELLEFKAHLEANGVDVLGVTDHGAFHSIYFFDPNGHRVELACPDPDEEAMIKRLGAVKWDMLEDWSKTKRAPKHAAFLHEREFRQ
- the hppD gene encoding 4-hydroxyphenylpyruvate dioxygenase, with the protein product MTDLFENPMGLCGFEFVEFASPADGVLEPLFEKLGFTLVAKHRSKDVVLYRQGGINFIINREPKSQAAYFTAEHGPSACGLAFRVKDAHKAYKRALELGAQPVDIPTGPMELRLPAIKGIGGAPLYLIDRYEDGKSIYDIDFEFLPGVDRNPKGHGFQVVDHLTHNVYRGRMAYWADFYNKLFNFQEIRYFDIQGEYTGLTSKAMTAPDGLIRIPLNEEAKQGGGQIEEFLMKFNGEGIQHIALLCEDLPTAIDSLQMAGIPLLTAPNDIYYENLAKRLPGHGQAVGELQSRGILLDGTTEGGQPRLLLQIFSEPLLGPVFFEFIERKGNYREGFGEGNFKALFESMERDQINRGVLDTAKE
- a CDS encoding NAD(P)/FAD-dependent oxidoreductase, with the protein product MSRSVYRLPADDRTNGWSALLGTRQPKAPLQGDVAVDWVIVGAGYAGLAAARQLAQQQPDASIAVVDAGVVGENASGRNSGFAIDLPHSSAPSDAAVEAGRRVIRVNRFAVDALERAVAEHSISCGWQKRGRYHVAVTEEVAQKSLKPYARNLDAWQESHEYLDRDALRQRIGSDYYAAAVYTPGTRLMNPAALVRGLADSLPSQVQLFENSPVIEAKLEGEAPFVRTAQGSIRARKAILAVNAFSQSFGVYQERQVPILLFASLTHPLSDAQIAQLGTDAAWGVTPAHGVAGSTVRLTHDRRLMIRQGFEYSPSLRTTDGRRAKARAMNQALLRRRFPQLGAIELEHFWMGWLAVSHNHAPAFGRIGDNAWAASCCNGSGIVRHTAAGMLIADLALGRKNPLIDDFLIEGTANYIPPRPLRDVGVGLTLAWDMWRGRAEQ
- a CDS encoding RidA family protein encodes the protein MNSTATFYPAPGGMPFSSAVRAGGFLMLSGQIPFGEDKRPLTGPIEEQTHAVLKAIAARLEAVGSSLDDVVKANIWLSDLAHFDAFNKVYASYFKEGSYPVRSLVQAQLVFGVGVEIEVQALDKTA
- a CDS encoding amino acid permease, giving the protein MHTPSSNGHLERKLKNRHIQLIALGGTIGTGLFLGSAGIIELAGPGVLLGYAIGGLLIFFIMRFLGEMLVEEPSAGSFSYFANRYVGRFAGFLSGWNCVALYVLVGMLELTAVGKFIQFWWPDIPVWVTAAVCFVLINGVNFINVKAYGEFEFWFALIKIVAVVAMIATGIYLLSTTHNPTQTISNLWTQGGFLPNGFKGLFMAFAFIMFAFGGVEMLGFAAAETEEPRKVIPKAINQLMVRVLLFYVGSMAVLLSLTPWTDLVAQLKAGGGTYSSSPFVLVFSGMGEHLAAHMLNFVILTATLSVYNSMVYSSSRLLYGMAQEGNAPKSLGEVNKRGVPVKAIVYPGIVTAFCVVLNYVAPAGVIELLISLITAALVIIWTIIIISHLNYRKLHDAKGTPRSFKAPLFPLTNYICLAAMVLVVVVMLLTPGVRASAYAIPVWVLAVYAMYRMVFRQPVRLVQTAV